In a genomic window of Curtobacterium sp. MCBD17_035:
- a CDS encoding TetR/AcrR family transcriptional regulator produces the protein MTVSAPSDVTMDAIASEAGVGKGTLFRAFGSREGLLDALIEAKLAPVHMVLDIHRADSGVSAPERIVLLLDQLLIFKLENRYLARAREIARPGALRRARYLAEFARLEPLVREILGTRPIADAVHVSHALLAAMHADILDELIAAGRSTDEIRRAQSALVRSVLYQK, from the coding sequence GTGACGGTCTCGGCGCCGAGCGACGTCACGATGGACGCAATCGCGAGCGAGGCGGGCGTGGGCAAGGGCACCCTCTTTCGCGCATTCGGCAGCCGTGAGGGGCTGCTCGACGCGCTGATCGAGGCGAAACTGGCCCCGGTGCACATGGTGCTCGACATTCACCGCGCCGACTCAGGCGTCTCGGCGCCCGAGCGCATCGTGTTGCTACTCGATCAGCTGCTCATCTTCAAGCTCGAGAACCGCTACCTGGCCCGCGCGCGCGAAATCGCGCGGCCCGGCGCCCTACGCCGCGCCCGCTACCTCGCCGAATTCGCGCGGCTTGAACCCCTCGTTCGCGAAATCCTCGGCACGCGCCCGATCGCCGACGCCGTGCATGTCAGTCACGCGCTGCTCGCTGCCATGCATGCGGACATCCTGGACGAGCTGATCGCCGCCGGGCGCAGCACGGACGAAATCCGCCGGGCGCAGTCCGCGCTGGTGCGCAGCGTCCTGTACCAGAAGTAA
- a CDS encoding DUF6177 family protein, which yields MVRHPLIDDVVGPAIVVESSAPVVWLTDALASLLARAATSERLVVLRTEADAAITPALRHALGAHGAAWAVTDRDGSLRDGRTGVRATSIDDFVLRGPELSGTPSPEHPVAPHAVPQVSIDLTLRHHPDREINVGGALEALCDAADSCPERWGTAEPLTVPWDRWVVTQYAKHRAPDVSTSYAIGDGMAATMTAHMTNGFVVETLSAMVTEPDGGVDAVLDAVREVANDVVPVFGVVMRRHGDADHMVRAVSYGEPEPAAVVVGPEATAFLDRSGHWPPADTRIETFGSDGHEGLLVRFDSGWDALEAFLDRMDEDRFLTLVGGGPLEPAQAEGALDEHDARTLGGAGAP from the coding sequence ATGGTCAGACACCCACTCATCGACGACGTCGTCGGACCGGCGATCGTGGTCGAGTCGAGTGCCCCGGTGGTCTGGCTCACCGACGCCCTCGCGTCGTTGCTCGCCCGAGCCGCGACGAGCGAACGCCTCGTCGTGCTCCGGACCGAGGCCGACGCCGCGATCACACCCGCGCTCCGGCACGCCCTCGGCGCCCACGGTGCGGCATGGGCCGTCACGGACCGCGACGGCTCCCTGCGCGACGGGCGCACCGGGGTCCGTGCGACCTCCATCGACGACTTCGTGCTCCGCGGCCCGGAACTGTCCGGGACACCGTCGCCCGAGCACCCGGTCGCCCCGCACGCCGTCCCGCAGGTGAGCATCGACCTGACGCTCCGACACCACCCCGACCGCGAGATCAACGTCGGCGGTGCGCTCGAGGCGCTCTGCGACGCGGCGGACAGCTGCCCGGAGCGATGGGGAACCGCCGAGCCGCTCACCGTGCCGTGGGACCGCTGGGTCGTCACCCAGTACGCCAAGCACCGCGCGCCGGACGTCAGCACCTCGTACGCGATCGGGGACGGCATGGCGGCCACCATGACCGCGCACATGACGAACGGCTTCGTGGTCGAGACGCTCTCGGCCATGGTCACCGAGCCGGACGGCGGAGTGGACGCCGTGCTCGACGCCGTCCGCGAGGTCGCGAACGACGTCGTCCCGGTGTTCGGCGTCGTCATGCGGCGCCACGGCGATGCTGACCACATGGTCCGCGCGGTGTCGTACGGCGAACCCGAGCCCGCCGCGGTCGTCGTCGGCCCGGAGGCGACGGCGTTCCTCGACCGCAGCGGCCACTGGCCTCCTGCCGACACCCGCATCGAGACCTTCGGCTCGGACGGCCACGAGGGTCTCCTCGTCCGGTTCGACTCCGGCTGGGATGCGCTCGAGGCGTTCCTCGACCGCATGGACGAGGACCGCTTCCTGACGCTCGTGGGCGGTGGCCCGCTCGAGCCCGCGCAGGCCGAGGGCGCCCTCGACGAGCACGATGCACGGACGCTCGGAGGCGCCGGTGCCCCGTGA
- a CDS encoding cytochrome c oxidase assembly protein, whose translation MTVTSSPTEGAPTAADDRVDPSRSAGSDTDGALPGGPAPDTEPAPARASTVATVLAIAVPLAVACAVGSMAFTGALTGDRSLVDAGNFVAVSLPIARAVHDGMAALTVGLLIVAAFALPAQRKDPKQMSRIQHRAARWAAVSGSVWFLAAVVGVLLTAATTLSVPLTSPVYARNFLVFAFQVEIGESLVVSAAAVLIATAIAAFATRVTTLAVATCVALFALLPLALSGHSAGSLQHANAVNSLAIHLVGVCVWVGGLVAVVLLRTGTKGATGRVVARYSTLAGWCFGAVAFSGIINASLRITGPGDLVTTPYGWLITIKATILVLLGIAGVVQRRRLVPGLLRDPSDRRLFVRFALAEIVFMAIAMGVSVGLSRSQPPVPQTPVVGDDARSGLIGFPYPPAQTLHTFLTQWQIDWAWLAVAVTMGVWYLLAVRKLRRRGDKWPVHRTVAWLLGCVLFIWFTSGGPAVYGMIHFSSHMIQHMGLMMFVPLPLVLGGPVLLALRTLPVRNDGSRGSREWLMLFVHSRYMHFLGQPAVAGTLFAGSLIVFYFTPAFQYAMQSHEWHVVMVVHFILSGYLFFWVFIGVDPGPKRPPYPILIIALLATLAFHAFFGVAVMTSSDVYALDWYHALGQTNDAALLADQHTGGGIAWGASEIPMVLVALLVVRGWIQSDERTAKRLDRQADRDGDAELNAYNERLAAMNGRRAPGAGDQR comes from the coding sequence ATGACCGTCACCTCCTCCCCCACCGAGGGTGCCCCCACCGCTGCCGACGACCGCGTCGACCCCTCGCGCAGCGCCGGTTCCGACACCGACGGCGCACTGCCGGGAGGCCCAGCACCGGACACCGAGCCCGCTCCGGCCCGCGCGTCCACCGTCGCGACGGTCCTCGCCATCGCGGTGCCGCTCGCGGTGGCCTGTGCGGTCGGTTCGATGGCGTTCACGGGGGCGCTGACGGGCGACCGGTCACTGGTCGACGCCGGGAACTTCGTCGCCGTCAGCCTGCCGATCGCCCGCGCCGTGCACGACGGCATGGCCGCGCTCACCGTCGGGCTGCTCATCGTCGCCGCGTTCGCGCTGCCGGCCCAGCGCAAGGACCCGAAGCAGATGTCGCGGATCCAGCACCGCGCCGCACGGTGGGCCGCCGTGTCGGGGTCCGTCTGGTTCCTCGCCGCGGTCGTCGGGGTGCTCCTCACGGCCGCGACCACCCTCAGCGTGCCGTTGACGAGCCCCGTGTACGCGCGGAACTTCCTGGTGTTCGCGTTCCAGGTCGAGATCGGCGAGTCCCTCGTGGTCTCGGCGGCGGCGGTCCTCATCGCCACGGCGATCGCCGCGTTCGCCACCCGCGTCACGACGCTCGCCGTCGCCACGTGCGTCGCGCTGTTCGCCTTGCTGCCGCTCGCGCTCTCCGGGCACTCGGCGGGGTCGTTGCAGCACGCGAACGCGGTCAACTCGCTCGCGATCCACCTGGTCGGCGTGTGCGTCTGGGTCGGCGGTCTGGTCGCGGTGGTGCTCCTGCGCACGGGCACGAAGGGCGCGACGGGCCGGGTCGTCGCCCGCTACTCGACGCTCGCGGGCTGGTGCTTCGGTGCCGTCGCGTTCTCGGGGATCATCAACGCGTCGCTCCGGATCACCGGCCCCGGCGACCTCGTGACCACGCCCTACGGCTGGCTCATCACGATCAAGGCGACGATCCTCGTCCTGCTCGGGATCGCGGGCGTGGTGCAGCGTCGCCGACTGGTGCCGGGCCTCCTGCGGGACCCGTCCGACCGCCGCCTGTTCGTGCGGTTCGCCCTGGCCGAGATCGTGTTCATGGCGATCGCCATGGGCGTCTCGGTCGGTCTGTCGCGGAGCCAGCCGCCGGTGCCGCAGACGCCGGTGGTGGGCGACGACGCGCGGAGCGGCCTGATCGGGTTCCCGTACCCGCCCGCACAGACCCTGCACACGTTCCTGACCCAGTGGCAGATCGACTGGGCGTGGCTCGCCGTCGCGGTGACGATGGGCGTCTGGTACCTGCTCGCGGTCCGCAAGCTCCGACGTCGCGGCGACAAGTGGCCAGTACACCGGACGGTGGCGTGGCTGCTCGGATGTGTCCTGTTCATCTGGTTCACGAGCGGTGGGCCCGCGGTCTACGGGATGATCCACTTCTCGAGCCACATGATCCAGCACATGGGTCTCATGATGTTCGTGCCGCTCCCGCTCGTGCTCGGCGGCCCCGTGCTCCTGGCGCTGCGGACCCTGCCCGTGCGGAACGACGGCAGCCGGGGCTCGCGCGAGTGGCTCATGCTGTTCGTGCACTCCCGCTACATGCACTTCCTCGGGCAGCCCGCCGTGGCGGGGACCCTCTTCGCGGGCTCGCTCATCGTCTTCTACTTCACGCCCGCGTTCCAGTACGCCATGCAGTCCCACGAGTGGCACGTCGTGATGGTCGTGCACTTCATCCTGAGCGGGTACCTGTTCTTCTGGGTCTTCATCGGGGTCGACCCGGGGCCGAAGCGTCCGCCGTACCCGATCCTCATCATCGCGCTGCTGGCCACGCTCGCCTTCCACGCGTTCTTCGGGGTCGCGGTCATGACGAGCTCCGACGTCTACGCGCTCGACTGGTACCACGCGCTCGGGCAGACGAACGACGCCGCGCTCCTCGCCGACCAGCACACCGGCGGGGGGATCGCCTGGGGCGCCTCCGAGATCCCGATGGTGCTCGTCGCGCTGCTCGTCGTCCGGGGCTGGATCCAGTCGGACGAGCGAACCGCCAAGCGCCTCGACCGGCAGGCGGACCGTGACGGCGACGCCGAGCTCAACGCGTACAACGAGCGGCTCGCGGCGATGAACGGCCGTCGGGCTCCCGGCGCTGGGGACCAGCGGTAG
- the dcd gene encoding dCTP deaminase: MLLSDRDITAQLDAGRIGLDPYDPSLVQPSSIDVRLDKFFRLFDNHKYPHIDPSVDQPDLTRLVETTGDDPFVLHPGEFVLGSTFEVVTLPDDIAARLEGKSSLGRLGLLTHSTAGFIDPGFSGHVTLELSNVATLPIMLWPGMKIGQLCFFQLSSPAEKPYGSAEYQSRYQGQRGPTASRSALNFHRTDVSGER; this comes from the coding sequence GTGCTGCTCTCCGACCGCGACATCACCGCTCAGCTCGACGCCGGACGGATCGGCCTCGACCCGTACGACCCGTCGCTCGTGCAGCCCTCGAGCATCGACGTCCGGCTCGACAAGTTCTTCCGGCTCTTCGACAACCACAAGTACCCGCACATCGACCCGTCGGTCGACCAGCCGGACCTGACGCGGCTCGTCGAGACCACCGGGGACGACCCCTTCGTCCTGCACCCGGGCGAGTTCGTGCTCGGGTCGACGTTCGAGGTCGTGACGCTGCCCGACGACATCGCGGCGCGACTCGAGGGGAAGAGCTCGCTCGGACGCCTCGGGCTGCTGACGCACTCGACCGCGGGGTTCATCGATCCCGGGTTCTCCGGGCACGTCACGCTCGAGCTGAGCAACGTCGCGACGCTGCCGATCATGCTGTGGCCGGGGATGAAGATCGGGCAGCTCTGCTTCTTCCAGCTCTCCAGCCCGGCGGAGAAGCCCTACGGCTCGGCTGAGTACCAGTCGCGGTACCAGGGGCAGCGAGGGCCGACGGCGTCCCGCTCGGCGCTCAACTTCCACCGGACGGACGTGTCGGGGGAGCGGTAG
- a CDS encoding sugar-binding protein, which translates to MRKKFMIGASVVLVAGLALTGCSARGGSSASGADIKKGDTIGVALPAKTSQNWVLAGAAFKKAIVAAGFKADIQYAAATNTVSDQQSQVSGMVTKGDKAVIIGAQDGSQLGSQVKAAKTSGATVIAWDRNLLNTKNVDYYVAFNNFKVGQLQAHALLDGLKKSKGNGPYNVEIFAGASTDANATVFYNGAMSVLTPKIKDGTLKVVSGQTKFQNVETDGWLAQNAQSRMTNLITHYYSGGTKLDGVLSPNDTLGRAILTATKAAGMPNPIVTGQDSETASIPLIMNGTQYSTIYKDTTLEANTAVDLVKTLSQGKKPKTVLDKANNNNGVKTVPAIELTPVLVTKENAVQAYKNNPTLEQLAKQG; encoded by the coding sequence ATGCGCAAGAAGTTCATGATCGGTGCGAGCGTCGTGCTCGTCGCCGGTCTCGCCCTCACCGGTTGCTCGGCCCGCGGTGGCTCGAGCGCGAGCGGTGCGGACATCAAGAAGGGCGACACCATCGGCGTCGCGCTCCCCGCCAAGACGTCGCAGAACTGGGTGCTCGCGGGCGCCGCCTTCAAGAAGGCGATCGTGGCCGCCGGCTTCAAGGCCGACATCCAGTACGCCGCCGCCACGAACACCGTGTCCGACCAGCAGAGCCAGGTCTCCGGCATGGTCACCAAGGGCGACAAGGCGGTCATCATCGGCGCGCAGGACGGCTCGCAGCTCGGCTCGCAGGTCAAGGCCGCCAAGACCTCCGGCGCGACCGTCATCGCCTGGGACCGCAACCTGCTCAACACGAAGAACGTCGACTACTACGTCGCGTTCAACAACTTCAAGGTCGGTCAGCTGCAGGCGCACGCCCTGCTCGACGGCCTGAAGAAGAGCAAGGGCAACGGCCCGTACAACGTCGAGATCTTCGCCGGTGCGTCCACCGACGCCAACGCGACGGTGTTCTACAACGGTGCGATGAGCGTCCTCACCCCGAAGATCAAGGACGGCACGCTCAAGGTCGTCTCGGGTCAGACCAAGTTCCAGAACGTCGAGACGGACGGCTGGCTCGCCCAGAACGCCCAGTCCCGCATGACGAACCTGATCACGCACTACTACTCGGGCGGCACCAAGCTCGACGGCGTCCTGTCGCCGAACGACACCCTGGGCCGCGCGATCCTGACGGCCACCAAGGCCGCCGGTATGCCGAACCCGATCGTCACGGGCCAGGACTCGGAGACCGCGTCGATCCCGCTCATCATGAACGGCACGCAGTACTCGACGATCTACAAGGACACGACGCTCGAGGCCAACACGGCCGTCGACCTGGTCAAGACCCTCAGCCAGGGCAAGAAGCCCAAGACGGTCCTCGACAAGGCCAACAACAACAACGGCGTCAAGACGGTGCCCGCGATCGAGCTCACCCCGGTCCTCGTGACCAAGGAGAACGCGGTCCAGGCGTACAAGAACAACCCGACGCTCGAGCAGCTCGCCAAGCAGGGCTGA
- the mmsB gene encoding multiple monosaccharide ABC transporter permease — MNNLRLLFGKGNSVGQYGMIIALVAIVIIFEIATGGLTLDPTNIINVFLQYSYILILALGMVMVIIAGHIDLSVGSVAAFVGIIVAQSMAVWHFPWWLAIILGLAVGAAVGAWQGFWVAFVRVPAFIVTLAGQLIFRGANQIIGNSTSVPVPNDFQTIGAGFIPDFGPDFGFSNGTLILGLVTALALIYMEVRGRQRRKKMQAEVPPVWVSFVRTGVLVAVTLFATYLFASGNVGTSVPVVAIILGVLVIIYGFITRNTIFGRQVYAVGGNANAAVLSGVSARKVNFFVMANMSLLAAVAGMVFTAYSNASGPNDGTGWELDAIAAVFVGGAAVSGGIGTVSGSIVGGLVMALLTNGLSLLGIESNMTQIIRGLVLLVAVAFDVYSKSQGRPSLIGGMMRQFRRQETQETTVADQQPQSIQDQPDKVLSH, encoded by the coding sequence ATGAACAACCTCAGACTGCTCTTCGGCAAGGGCAACAGCGTCGGCCAGTACGGCATGATCATCGCGCTCGTCGCGATCGTGATCATCTTCGAGATCGCCACCGGCGGCCTGACGCTGGACCCGACGAACATCATCAACGTCTTCCTCCAGTACTCGTACATCCTGATCCTGGCGCTCGGCATGGTCATGGTGATCATCGCCGGTCACATCGACCTGTCCGTCGGGTCGGTCGCGGCGTTCGTCGGCATCATCGTGGCGCAGTCCATGGCGGTCTGGCACTTCCCGTGGTGGCTCGCGATCATCCTCGGTCTCGCCGTGGGTGCGGCGGTCGGCGCGTGGCAGGGCTTCTGGGTCGCGTTCGTCCGCGTCCCGGCGTTCATCGTGACGCTCGCCGGTCAGCTCATCTTCCGTGGCGCGAACCAGATCATCGGCAACTCGACGTCGGTCCCCGTGCCGAACGACTTCCAGACCATCGGCGCCGGCTTCATCCCGGACTTCGGCCCGGACTTCGGCTTCAGCAACGGCACCCTGATCCTCGGCCTCGTGACCGCGCTCGCGCTCATCTACATGGAGGTCCGCGGTCGCCAGCGTCGCAAGAAGATGCAGGCCGAGGTCCCCCCGGTGTGGGTGTCGTTCGTCCGGACCGGCGTGCTCGTGGCCGTGACCCTGTTCGCGACCTACCTGTTCGCGTCCGGCAACGTCGGCACCTCGGTCCCGGTCGTCGCGATCATCCTCGGCGTGCTGGTCATCATCTACGGCTTCATCACCCGCAACACGATCTTCGGTCGTCAGGTCTACGCCGTCGGTGGCAACGCGAACGCCGCGGTCCTGTCCGGCGTGAGCGCCCGCAAGGTGAACTTCTTCGTCATGGCGAACATGTCGCTCCTCGCGGCCGTCGCCGGCATGGTGTTCACCGCCTACTCGAACGCCTCGGGCCCGAACGACGGCACCGGCTGGGAGCTCGACGCCATCGCCGCCGTGTTCGTCGGTGGTGCCGCGGTCTCCGGTGGTATCGGTACCGTCTCCGGCTCCATCGTCGGTGGTCTGGTCATGGCCCTCCTGACGAACGGCCTGTCGCTGCTCGGCATCGAGTCCAACATGACGCAGATCATCCGCGGTCTCGTGCTCCTGGTGGCCGTCGCCTTCGACGTCTACTCCAAGTCGCAGGGCCGTCCGTCGCTCATCGGCGGCATGATGCGCCAGTTCCGGCGGCAGGAGACCCAGGAGACGACCGTCGCGGACCAGCAGCCGCAGTCGATCCAGGACCAGCCGGACAAGGTCCTCTCCCACTGA
- the mmsA gene encoding multiple monosaccharide ABC transporter ATP-binding protein: MRSITKEFPGVKALSEVSLTVRAGEIHAICGENGAGKSTLMKVLSGVYPYGTYTGDIVYEGEEVRFANIKQSEQAGIVIIHQELALIPELSITENLFLGSEPSRFGVIDWTAAQLRAEELLARVGLDDNPDTQIKNLGVGKQQLVEIAKALHKNVKLLILDEPTAALNENDSQHLLDLIVGLKSRGVSSIIISHKLNEIEQIADSITIIRDGKSIETLDVQADGVNEDRIIRGMVGRSLESRFPDRTPKIGDVFFEVRDWTVQHPVDPTRLVCKGSNFHVRRGEIVGFAGLMGAGRTELAMSIFGHSYGTFVSGQIIKDGREVKVNNVQQAIDNGIGYVSEDRKALGLNLLDTVKRSTVAADLKKISKGGVVDSLEEYDVAEKYRKMLRTKVPTVEEGVGKLSGGNQQKVVLSKWMFTDPDLLILDEPTRGIDVGAKFEIYGIIQQLAAEGKGIILISSELPELLGLSDRIYTIFEGAITNDLPAGEADPETLMRSMTSARKGALTK, translated from the coding sequence ATGCGGTCCATCACCAAGGAGTTCCCCGGCGTCAAGGCCCTCTCCGAGGTCAGCTTGACCGTGCGGGCCGGCGAGATCCACGCGATCTGCGGCGAGAACGGCGCGGGCAAGTCGACCCTGATGAAGGTCCTGTCCGGCGTGTATCCCTACGGGACCTACACCGGCGACATCGTCTACGAAGGCGAGGAGGTCCGGTTCGCGAACATCAAGCAGTCCGAGCAGGCCGGCATCGTCATCATCCACCAGGAGCTCGCGCTCATCCCGGAGCTGTCGATCACCGAGAACCTGTTCCTCGGCAGCGAGCCGAGCCGCTTCGGCGTCATCGACTGGACCGCGGCGCAGCTCCGCGCCGAGGAGCTCCTGGCCCGCGTCGGCCTCGACGACAACCCGGACACGCAGATCAAGAACCTCGGTGTCGGCAAGCAGCAGCTCGTCGAGATCGCCAAGGCGCTGCACAAGAACGTCAAACTCCTCATCCTCGACGAGCCGACGGCGGCCCTGAACGAGAACGACTCGCAGCACCTGCTCGACCTCATCGTCGGCCTCAAGTCCCGCGGCGTCAGCTCGATCATCATCAGCCACAAGCTCAACGAGATCGAGCAGATCGCGGACAGCATCACGATCATCCGTGACGGCAAGTCCATCGAGACGCTCGACGTCCAGGCGGACGGCGTCAACGAGGACCGCATCATCCGCGGGATGGTGGGCCGCTCGCTCGAGAGCCGGTTCCCGGACCGCACCCCGAAGATCGGCGACGTCTTCTTCGAGGTCCGCGACTGGACGGTCCAGCACCCGGTCGACCCCACGCGCCTCGTCTGCAAGGGCTCGAACTTCCACGTGCGCCGCGGCGAGATCGTCGGCTTCGCGGGCCTCATGGGCGCGGGCCGCACGGAGCTGGCGATGAGCATCTTCGGCCACTCGTACGGCACCTTCGTCAGCGGCCAGATCATCAAGGACGGCCGCGAGGTCAAGGTCAACAACGTCCAGCAGGCGATCGACAACGGCATCGGCTACGTGTCCGAGGACCGCAAGGCGCTCGGGCTCAACCTGCTCGACACGGTCAAGCGCTCGACCGTCGCGGCCGACCTCAAGAAGATCTCGAAGGGCGGCGTCGTCGACTCCCTCGAGGAGTACGACGTCGCCGAGAAGTACCGCAAGATGCTCCGCACCAAGGTGCCCACGGTCGAGGAGGGCGTCGGCAAGCTCTCCGGTGGGAACCAGCAGAAGGTCGTCCTGTCGAAGTGGATGTTCACCGACCCCGACCTGCTCATCCTCGACGAGCCCACCCGCGGCATCGACGTCGGCGCGAAGTTCGAGATCTACGGGATCATCCAGCAGCTCGCGGCCGAGGGGAAGGGCATCATCCTCATCTCCTCGGAGCTCCCGGAGCTCCTCGGCCTCTCGGACCGCATCTACACGATCTTCGAGGGCGCGATCACCAACGACCTCCCCGCCGGTGAGGCGGACCCCGAAACCCTCATGCGAAGCATGACCTCCGCGCGGAAGGGCGCACTCACGAAATGA
- a CDS encoding LacI family DNA-binding transcriptional regulator: protein MASAKTEKSRAPSIRDVARVAGVSHQTVSRVLNNSDAIREATRDRVVAAMEQLQYRPNRAARALVTSRSRTIGVLTSQRSHYGPTLTLQAIEDAAVRRGYFVTTANIAAPDDASIRQGLGHLLDQDVEGIVVIAPQTRVFDVIAESGMQTPYVTLRSSIGEDPTALWVDQMTGARLATAHLLDLGHQYVRHIAGPRDWIEADARMQGFLREMSDRDMPVQPPILGDWTADFGYHAGRELLRWRDCTAIFCSNDAMALGVMHAARSYGLDVPGDLSVVGYDDIPEAQHFWPPLTTVSVDFAELGRRCVDLLLPVEGDLRPVDIVPRLVVRGSTGSPRSRS, encoded by the coding sequence ATGGCGTCGGCGAAGACAGAGAAGTCGCGTGCGCCCAGCATCCGGGACGTCGCTCGGGTCGCTGGGGTGTCGCACCAGACGGTCTCCCGCGTCCTCAACAACTCCGACGCGATCCGCGAGGCGACCCGGGACAGAGTCGTCGCCGCCATGGAGCAGCTGCAGTACCGGCCGAACCGGGCCGCCCGCGCCCTGGTCACCAGTCGCTCCCGCACCATCGGGGTCCTCACCTCGCAGCGCTCCCACTACGGGCCGACGCTGACCCTCCAGGCGATCGAGGACGCCGCGGTCCGACGCGGGTACTTCGTGACGACCGCGAACATCGCGGCGCCGGACGACGCGTCGATCCGCCAGGGCCTCGGTCACCTCCTCGACCAGGACGTCGAGGGCATCGTCGTCATCGCGCCGCAGACGCGGGTGTTCGACGTGATCGCCGAGTCCGGCATGCAGACGCCGTACGTCACGCTGCGATCGAGCATCGGCGAGGACCCGACCGCGCTCTGGGTGGACCAGATGACGGGGGCGCGGCTCGCCACGGCGCACCTGCTCGACCTCGGGCACCAGTACGTGCGGCACATCGCCGGCCCACGGGACTGGATCGAGGCGGACGCGCGCATGCAGGGGTTCCTGCGCGAGATGTCCGACCGCGACATGCCCGTGCAGCCGCCGATCCTCGGGGACTGGACCGCCGACTTCGGGTACCACGCGGGCCGCGAACTCCTGCGCTGGCGCGACTGCACGGCGATCTTCTGCTCGAACGACGCCATGGCCCTCGGCGTCATGCACGCCGCCCGCTCCTACGGGCTCGACGTCCCCGGCGACCTGTCCGTGGTCGGCTACGACGACATCCCCGAAGCCCAGCACTTCTGGCCGCCGCTCACCACGGTGTCCGTCGACTTCGCCGAGCTCGGGCGCCGTTGCGTCGACCTCCTGCTCCCGGTCGAGGGCGACCTCCGGCCCGTCGACATCGTGCCCCGACTCGTCGTCCGCGGCTCGACCGGCTCGCCCCGGAGCCGGTCGTGA
- the idi gene encoding isopentenyl-diphosphate Delta-isomerase, with the protein MSTFPETVVLLDDDGAPIGVADKFAVHTDATPLHLAFSCHVSDPEGNILVTRRALTKATWPGVWTNTFCGHPGPDESFEDAIARRAARELGITVADVTPVLPDFRYRAVDASGIVENEVCPVFRATTTDVPRPAADEVAEWVWVSEDELRAAVAAAPFAFSPWLGWQLAVLPARALD; encoded by the coding sequence ATGAGCACTTTCCCGGAAACCGTCGTCCTGCTGGACGACGACGGCGCCCCCATCGGTGTGGCCGACAAGTTCGCAGTGCACACCGACGCGACGCCGCTGCACCTGGCGTTCTCGTGCCACGTGTCGGATCCCGAGGGGAACATCCTGGTCACACGCCGGGCCCTGACGAAGGCCACCTGGCCCGGGGTGTGGACGAACACGTTCTGTGGACATCCCGGGCCGGACGAGTCCTTCGAGGACGCGATCGCCCGACGTGCCGCGCGCGAACTCGGGATCACCGTGGCGGACGTGACCCCGGTCCTCCCCGACTTCCGGTACCGCGCCGTCGACGCGTCCGGCATCGTCGAGAACGAGGTCTGCCCGGTGTTCCGTGCCACGACGACCGACGTGCCACGACCCGCGGCGGACGAGGTCGCCGAGTGGGTCTGGGTCTCGGAGGACGAGCTGCGGGCCGCGGTCGCCGCGGCTCCGTTCGCGTTCAGCCCGTGGCTCGGGTGGCAGCTCGCGGTGCTCCCGGCGCGCGCGCTCGACTGA